The nucleotide window ATAAAGAGGTCGTCGTGAAAAAACGCGGCGATCGCAGGGAAGTCGTTCAAAACAAGGGGGAGGGGATTGATTTTCCGCTTCGCCACCAACGATCGCCATCCCACAGCGATCGCGCTCCCACAAACGTTTGGCACGTTGGGGGTCAAGCAAACGGGTATGATGCCAAACTCTGACGCTGCTTATTGCCAAGTGTGAGCAGACCGAAGGCGATAAGTCCCTTGATGATTGGGGACTGGGTTTTCAACTCGGCAACCACATCTGTAGGGGTAGCGCTCCCGTGCCTACCCCTTTGCCGGCAACCACTTGCCCCTACCGATTGAATGACATTAAGTCCCAATTTCCCAATCCCTAATCACCTCCTCACCAGTCACCAGTCCCCCATTTATTGAAAAATTTTCTCAAAATAGTTGACATCAATTATCAACAAGCTTATATTATTTATAGTGTTCTCCTCTCGTTAAGGATTGGCAGGCGGGACTGACAGGCAATCACGGCTCAGTCCCTCTTTTTTTTTGAGGAAAGGCGGTAAACTGTAATTCCAGTGCATTCTTTCAGTTTGCTGAAATTTATGAGCGGAATTACACCATCTTATGACGCGATCGTCATCGGTTCAGGAATTGGCGGTTTAGTCACAGCCACCCAGCTAGCAGCAAAAAAGGCAAAAGTCCTAGTGCTAGAGCGCTATCTCATCCCCGGTGGTAGTGCTGGCTACTTCGAGCGAGAAGGCTATCGTTTTGACGTAGGAGCCTCAATGATTTTCGGTTTTGGTACTCAGGGAACCACCAACCTGCTTACCCGCGCTCTCGACGCAGTGGATGTCAGTTTAGAAACAATTCCCGACCCAGTGCAAATTCATTACCACCTTCCCGATAATTTAGAACCAAAAGTTCACAAAAATTATGAAAAGTTTTTACAAGAACTAACAGCTTACTTTCCCCACGAAGAAGAAGGAATACGTCGATTTTATGACGAATGCTGGAAAGTTTTTAACTGTTTAAATGTAATGGAATTGCTATCTTTAGAAGAACCGCGCTATCTGACGCGAGTATTTTTCCAGCATCCTTTTGCTTGTTTAGGATTAGTAAAATATTTACCACAAAATGTAGGTGACATTGCGCGTCGCTACATCAAAGACCCACAATTGCTTAAATTTATCGATATGGAATGTTATTGTTGGTCAGTAGTTCCCGCCGAAAAAACGCCAATGATTAATGCGGGAATGGTATTTTCCGACCGACATTATGGTGGGATAAACTATCCTCAAGGTGGTGTAGGAAAAATCGCCCAAAAATTAGTTGAAGGATTAGAAAAAGCAGGCGGCGAAATTCAATACCAAGCTAGAGTAACAAAAATTATTTTAGAAAAAGGTAAAGCGGTAGGTGTAAAATTAGCAAACGGCAAAGAATATCGAGCTAAACGAATTATCTCTAATGCTACACGCTGGGATACTTTTGAGAAATTATTACCTCCCGAAAAAATGCCTCATGCAGAGAAAAAATGGACTAAGCGCTATCAAAAATCGCCAAGTTTCTTAAGTTTACATTTAGGTGTGAAAGCAGAAGTTTTGCCTCCAGGTACAGAATGTCATCACATTTTGTTAGCAGAATGGGACAGAATGGCAGAGTCAGAAGGAACAATTTTTGTTTCGATTCCGACATTACTCGACCCTAGTTTAGCACCGGAAGGATATCATATTATTCATACATTTACGCCTAGCTGGATTGATGATTGGCAAGGCTTAAACAGCAAAGAATATCAAAATAAGAAAGAACTAGCCGCAGCTAATTTAATTAAGCGATTAGAGGTGATTTTTCCCGATCTAGAAGCAGGTTTAGATTATCAAGAAATAGGCACTCCACGCACTCATCGACGTTTTTTAGGTCGTGAGGATGGCACTTATGGACCAATTCCCCGCCGCAAGTTACCTGGTTTATTAAGAATGCCTTTTAATCGTACTGCAATATCTGGACTTTATTGTGTCGGGGATAGCACTTTTCCCGGTCAAGGTTTGAATGCGGTGGCTTT belongs to Oscillatoria salina IIICB1 and includes:
- the crtH gene encoding carotenoid isomerase; translated protein: MSGITPSYDAIVIGSGIGGLVTATQLAAKKAKVLVLERYLIPGGSAGYFEREGYRFDVGASMIFGFGTQGTTNLLTRALDAVDVSLETIPDPVQIHYHLPDNLEPKVHKNYEKFLQELTAYFPHEEEGIRRFYDECWKVFNCLNVMELLSLEEPRYLTRVFFQHPFACLGLVKYLPQNVGDIARRYIKDPQLLKFIDMECYCWSVVPAEKTPMINAGMVFSDRHYGGINYPQGGVGKIAQKLVEGLEKAGGEIQYQARVTKIILEKGKAVGVKLANGKEYRAKRIISNATRWDTFEKLLPPEKMPHAEKKWTKRYQKSPSFLSLHLGVKAEVLPPGTECHHILLAEWDRMAESEGTIFVSIPTLLDPSLAPEGYHIIHTFTPSWIDDWQGLNSKEYQNKKELAAANLIKRLEVIFPDLEAGLDYQEIGTPRTHRRFLGREDGTYGPIPRRKLPGLLRMPFNRTAISGLYCVGDSTFPGQGLNAVAFSGFACAHRVAVDLGL